In one Neobacillus sp. WH10 genomic region, the following are encoded:
- a CDS encoding ABC transporter permease produces MNIWESFKIALSSIWNHKVRSILTMLGIIIGVAAVIIIVAIGQGTRKQMTDELFSTDKNAIDIYYEYIPPEGEPETFWQEPELTSEDIQTLANVPGVKAVIATNQGFGTMVRNDEQGEMQITGVGAEFFSAKNIQIVEGRALYAADNDGLNRVVLIDTIARKKFFKETENPIGEIIDLNNNPYKVVGVYESPIPEQFRNKDTGEMLMPRSVISMMFGNREIEQLSVIASDPEKVSETGKLAAATLTEKKELEDGKYSTNSFEDYEKELNKMISLLTLLIGSIAGISLLVGGIGVMNIMLVSVTERTREIGLRKAIGATRKKILLQFLIEAITLTSLGGLMGIGLASIGTIIVSQVTPIAATVSPLIVLIGVSFSALIGIIFGILPANKASKLSPIDALRYE; encoded by the coding sequence ATGAACATCTGGGAGAGTTTCAAAATTGCCCTTTCTTCTATCTGGAATCATAAGGTACGGTCAATCTTAACCATGCTCGGCATCATTATCGGGGTAGCGGCAGTTATCATTATCGTTGCGATCGGACAAGGCACAAGAAAACAAATGACGGATGAATTGTTTAGTACGGATAAGAATGCGATTGATATTTATTATGAATACATCCCGCCAGAAGGTGAGCCAGAAACCTTTTGGCAAGAGCCTGAATTGACGTCGGAAGATATCCAAACACTCGCAAATGTTCCGGGTGTGAAAGCAGTCATTGCTACCAATCAAGGCTTTGGTACAATGGTCCGTAATGACGAGCAAGGTGAGATGCAAATTACTGGTGTCGGTGCGGAATTCTTCTCCGCTAAAAATATTCAAATTGTTGAAGGGCGAGCTTTATACGCTGCAGATAACGATGGATTGAATCGGGTTGTCCTTATTGACACGATTGCTAGGAAGAAATTTTTTAAGGAAACTGAAAACCCGATTGGCGAGATCATTGACCTGAATAATAATCCTTACAAAGTCGTAGGCGTCTACGAATCACCGATTCCTGAACAATTTCGGAATAAGGATACTGGTGAAATGCTTATGCCTCGTTCAGTTATATCAATGATGTTCGGCAACCGTGAAATCGAACAATTATCCGTAATTGCAAGTGATCCTGAAAAGGTTTCTGAGACCGGTAAACTGGCTGCTGCAACTCTGACAGAAAAAAAAGAACTGGAAGATGGAAAGTATTCTACTAACAGCTTTGAAGATTATGAAAAAGAATTAAACAAGATGATTTCGTTACTGACATTACTAATTGGCAGTATCGCAGGAATTTCCCTCTTAGTCGGCGGGATTGGGGTAATGAATATCATGCTTGTTTCAGTAACTGAAAGAACAAGAGAAATAGGACTTCGAAAAGCAATTGGGGCTACAAGAAAGAAAATCCTATTACAATTCCTTATCGAAGCGATCACCTTAACCTCATTAGGCGGACTGATGGGAATCGGACTAGCGTCAATCGGAACCATCATAGTTTCTCAAGTAACTCCTATTGCAGCGACGGTCAGTCCCTTAATTGTCTTAATTGGAGTTAGTTTTTCTGCTCTAATCGGGATTATTTTCGGGATCCTCCCAGCTAATAAAGCATCGAAGCTTAGCCCAATTGACGCTTTGAGATATGAATAA
- a CDS encoding ABC transporter ATP-binding protein yields MMKLSEITKVYGKGALEVPVLHGIDLTIEDGEFVAIMGPSGSGKSTLMNIIGFLDYPTSGTFELNGEKIDSAKESVLARLRNEHIGFVFQQFFMFPRDNAIKNVASPLIYAGVSKRERTDRAKKMLGKVGLEDRMKHLPNQLSGGQKQRVAIARALVNNPTIILADEPTGALDSKTSEQIMKLFIQLNEEGKTVIIVTHEEEIAAYAKRIITLKDGLITNDRRVKP; encoded by the coding sequence TTGATGAAGTTAAGTGAGATTACGAAGGTTTATGGTAAGGGGGCACTAGAAGTTCCTGTGCTGCATGGAATTGATTTAACGATAGAAGATGGCGAATTTGTCGCGATCATGGGGCCATCTGGTTCAGGTAAATCAACCTTAATGAATATCATTGGCTTTTTAGATTATCCAACATCGGGTACATTCGAATTAAATGGTGAAAAAATTGATTCAGCAAAAGAGAGTGTCCTTGCAAGATTAAGAAATGAACATATTGGCTTTGTTTTTCAACAATTCTTCATGTTTCCAAGGGACAACGCTATCAAAAACGTCGCATCCCCTCTTATTTATGCAGGTGTTTCGAAACGAGAAAGAACGGATAGAGCAAAAAAAATGCTAGGAAAGGTTGGATTAGAAGACCGAATGAAGCATTTGCCCAATCAATTGTCTGGCGGCCAGAAGCAGCGTGTCGCCATCGCTAGAGCACTTGTCAATAACCCAACGATCATTCTAGCTGATGAGCCTACCGGAGCACTTGATTCAAAAACTAGCGAACAAATCATGAAGCTGTTTATTCAGCTTAATGAAGAAGGCAAGACAGTTATTATCGTTACGCACGAGGAAGAAATTGCTGCATATGCCAAAAGAATCATTACACTAAAAGATGGCCTGATCACCAATGACCGGAGGGTGAAACCATGA
- a CDS encoding HlyD family efflux transporter periplasmic adaptor subunit, giving the protein MKKKVWIWIVSIVGLLVIAGTAIYFFTKGDAEVAGTDVKEMGITVQKASEQELKETILVTGKIVPENEQKVFLEPEKGVISEYKVTENQTVKAGNPLLIYDSSKIDSELKKAVREKELLQSKGKTEQNQIAELAKRIAEAKKNTTTQSTTTEEANDGAVTQVDINQLSTEKIQLEMGYESTKSEIASADDRIKELNAQKKEMTVVSKMDGIIVKVNQNVAKTETGAAEPVIHIISSQPYKVIGTMSEFDAVKIQKGQPVIIRPKVYKDREWKGAVESVSQFPNAEGGGEDFGGGPGGGPGGGNVTMYPFKVAITDDTSELRQGFHVSLEIKVGGSDKKLVIPHPSLIDEGGSKIVYVLVDKKLERREVKTGAMNDEFIEVTEGVKPGELIVITPNEQMHDGMEVTSFDEVK; this is encoded by the coding sequence GTGAAGAAAAAAGTTTGGATTTGGATTGTATCAATTGTCGGATTACTTGTGATCGCAGGAACTGCTATCTACTTTTTTACCAAAGGCGATGCAGAAGTGGCAGGAACTGATGTCAAGGAAATGGGGATAACGGTTCAAAAAGCTAGTGAACAAGAATTAAAAGAGACAATACTTGTTACAGGTAAAATTGTCCCTGAAAATGAGCAAAAGGTGTTTTTGGAGCCGGAAAAAGGAGTAATTAGTGAGTATAAAGTGACGGAAAATCAGACTGTCAAGGCTGGTAACCCCCTACTAATTTACGATTCTTCCAAAATAGATAGTGAACTAAAAAAAGCGGTTCGTGAAAAAGAATTACTTCAAAGTAAAGGAAAAACAGAACAAAATCAAATTGCCGAACTAGCAAAACGTATTGCAGAAGCGAAAAAGAATACAACCACACAAAGTACCACAACAGAAGAGGCAAACGATGGAGCTGTTACGCAAGTAGACATAAACCAGCTTTCCACTGAAAAGATCCAATTGGAAATGGGATATGAAAGCACAAAATCAGAAATTGCCTCAGCAGACGACCGCATAAAAGAACTGAATGCACAGAAAAAAGAAATGACGGTCGTCAGCAAAATGGATGGGATTATCGTTAAGGTTAATCAAAACGTAGCAAAGACAGAGACAGGAGCAGCTGAACCTGTCATCCATATTATTTCGAGCCAGCCTTATAAGGTAATTGGTACCATGAGTGAATTTGATGCCGTAAAGATTCAAAAAGGGCAGCCGGTGATCATCCGTCCAAAGGTTTATAAAGATCGGGAATGGAAAGGTGCTGTTGAATCTGTTTCACAATTCCCTAATGCAGAAGGCGGCGGTGAAGACTTCGGAGGCGGTCCTGGCGGTGGTCCTGGCGGCGGCAATGTGACGATGTATCCTTTTAAGGTAGCAATTACAGATGATACTTCAGAGTTACGTCAAGGCTTCCATGTTTCTTTAGAAATTAAAGTGGGCGGCTCAGACAAAAAACTTGTAATCCCACATCCATCACTAATTGATGAAGGTGGAAGCAAGATAGTTTATGTTTTAGTCGATAAAAAGCTTGAGAGACGGGAAGTAAAAACTGGGGCAATGAACGATGAATTCATCGAAGTGACTGAAGGAGTAAAGCCGGGTGAGCTCATCGTTATAACTCCAAATGAACAAATGCATGATGGAATGGAAGTGACCTCCTTTGATGAAGTTAAGTGA
- a CDS encoding 4Fe-4S dicluster domain-containing protein, translated as MFKRAGFIFNADNCINCKACEIACKNENQTPTGIQWRGVKKAAPELYLSISCNHCDSPECFRVCPERAFTKRKDGIVQIDEDLCTGCQLCISACPYHAPHFNPETRKVSKCQMCYPRQDIGMVPACIEACTTGALNLVDLNTFEDEQADRMIQGFPEITITCPSILFYPLKPRKRYFLQ; from the coding sequence ATGTTTAAACGGGCCGGATTCATTTTCAATGCGGATAATTGTATCAATTGTAAAGCATGTGAAATTGCCTGTAAAAATGAAAATCAAACTCCCACAGGCATCCAATGGAGAGGAGTTAAAAAGGCAGCACCTGAATTATATCTATCCATTTCCTGTAATCATTGTGACAGCCCGGAATGTTTCCGAGTCTGTCCAGAAAGAGCATTCACGAAGCGTAAAGATGGCATCGTCCAAATTGATGAGGATCTTTGCACAGGCTGCCAGCTATGTATCTCTGCCTGTCCCTATCACGCACCACATTTTAATCCTGAAACACGAAAGGTCAGCAAATGCCAAATGTGCTACCCAAGACAAGATATTGGAATGGTTCCGGCTTGCATTGAAGCTTGTACTACAGGAGCGCTGAACTTGGTAGATTTAAATACTTTTGAAGATGAGCAGGCAGACCGTATGATTCAAGGCTTCCCTGAAATCACTATTACCTGCCCATCCATCCTCTTCTATCCTTTAAAACCTAGAAAAAGATATTTTCTTCAATAA
- a CDS encoding molybdopterin-dependent oxidoreductase — protein sequence MKDGIYRNTCPRNCYGTCGILSYVKNGRLIKVTGDPKHGYTKGRLCAKGYASTQFVYNTQRLKYPMIQNPRGSGNWKRISWDEAYSIIAGKIIELNQRYGSNLASGYNKFSGNLGLLHNAVEGMFNSFGPHTKPTGNPCALTGKLAVNQSFGDNYSSVPEDMLHANLIVIWGANPAVTNVHQMKFIYKARRKGAKFVVIDPIFTRTAEKADIYIQINPGTDGWLALGIAKIIIEKGIDFEESIRDQTIGWDQYKHFIQNQINLFDVSKRTGVPIEAMEVLAEFYGNLKPAVTWNGLGIQRNDRGGHSISAINSLAAITGNLSNPNGGLYYMHFDKEYFPQLLLNHQGPIHPTITNSREVDISNYSKNALTLIDPPLKFLWVASRNIITQDQNLKSWQQLFNQLELIVTVDLYLTKTAKKSDIVLPAASHFEEEDLNVGYWHYWLALNQKAIPPYYEAKSDLQIARELTKKLNELSPVFSNFPYEKEPIDWIKEELSPEIMHQYGLTSYEDLLKGPQKKLEITRSTSDPEKFNLLPAIETHANDLFLSENLQQPLTYRLLTPQTLLKIHSQYEMVSWLDHGETDNIIEISYNAAIQHEIDENAKIEIYNEHGLIAGTAKINPTLPYNVVLASQAGSNPINQLISQKEEKDKNSASTFFYDSIVKIRKWREKHV from the coding sequence ATGAAAGATGGCATATACAGAAACACTTGTCCACGTAATTGTTATGGAACCTGCGGAATTTTGTCATATGTTAAAAATGGCCGGCTCATAAAAGTGACCGGTGATCCAAAACATGGCTATACAAAAGGGAGACTATGTGCAAAGGGATATGCTTCCACCCAATTTGTCTATAATACGCAAAGGCTTAAGTATCCAATGATACAAAACCCTAGAGGGTCTGGAAACTGGAAGAGAATTTCATGGGATGAAGCTTACTCCATTATTGCTGGTAAAATTATCGAATTGAATCAGCGCTATGGGTCTAACCTTGCCAGTGGCTACAACAAATTCTCAGGAAATCTTGGTTTACTGCACAATGCAGTAGAAGGTATGTTCAATAGTTTCGGTCCTCATACGAAACCAACTGGAAATCCTTGTGCTCTAACGGGAAAACTTGCAGTTAATCAATCTTTTGGAGATAATTACAGCTCTGTTCCCGAGGATATGTTACATGCAAACCTAATTGTTATTTGGGGAGCGAATCCTGCCGTCACTAATGTCCATCAAATGAAGTTTATTTATAAGGCAAGGCGCAAAGGTGCAAAATTTGTTGTCATTGATCCTATTTTTACGAGAACAGCTGAGAAAGCTGATATCTATATCCAAATCAATCCCGGAACAGATGGGTGGCTGGCTCTCGGAATCGCCAAAATCATCATTGAAAAAGGGATTGATTTCGAAGAATCTATTCGGGATCAAACAATTGGCTGGGATCAATATAAACACTTTATTCAAAATCAAATTAACCTATTTGATGTATCAAAACGTACAGGTGTCCCAATAGAGGCAATGGAGGTACTTGCTGAATTTTACGGTAATTTAAAACCTGCCGTCACTTGGAATGGTTTAGGTATTCAGCGTAACGATAGAGGCGGACATAGCATCAGTGCTATCAACAGTCTTGCAGCCATAACAGGTAATCTAAGTAATCCAAATGGCGGTTTATATTATATGCACTTTGATAAAGAATATTTTCCACAACTTCTGTTAAACCATCAGGGTCCTATTCATCCAACTATCACCAACTCTAGAGAAGTTGATATTAGTAATTATTCAAAAAATGCTCTCACCTTAATAGATCCGCCGCTAAAATTCCTTTGGGTGGCGTCAAGAAATATTATTACTCAGGATCAAAACCTTAAATCTTGGCAGCAATTGTTCAATCAATTAGAACTCATCGTGACAGTGGATCTTTATTTAACAAAAACAGCGAAAAAATCCGATATCGTTTTACCAGCAGCCTCTCATTTTGAAGAAGAAGATTTAAATGTAGGTTATTGGCATTATTGGCTGGCCTTAAACCAAAAAGCAATTCCTCCTTATTACGAAGCAAAAAGTGATTTACAGATTGCTCGGGAATTAACCAAAAAGCTAAATGAACTCTCACCGGTCTTTTCTAACTTCCCTTATGAAAAAGAACCAATTGACTGGATTAAAGAAGAGCTATCTCCGGAGATTATGCATCAGTATGGACTAACTAGTTATGAGGATTTACTAAAGGGGCCGCAAAAAAAATTAGAAATAACTCGCTCTACGTCTGACCCAGAGAAATTCAATCTGCTTCCGGCGATAGAAACACATGCTAATGATCTGTTCCTAAGTGAAAATCTTCAACAACCATTAACCTATAGACTTTTAACACCGCAAACATTGTTGAAAATCCATTCTCAATATGAAATGGTGTCTTGGTTAGATCATGGGGAAACTGACAATATCATTGAAATATCTTATAATGCTGCGATCCAACATGAAATTGATGAAAATGCAAAAATTGAGATTTACAATGAACATGGATTAATTGCCGGTACCGCTAAAATTAATCCTACGTTGCCATATAATGTGGTGCTTGCCTCCCAGGCTGGCAGCAACCCCATTAATCAATTAATCTCTCAAAAAGAAGAAAAAGATAAAAATAGCGCCAGTACTTTTTTTTATGACAGCATTGTGAAAATTAGGAAATGGAGAGAAAAGCATGTTTAA
- a CDS encoding helix-turn-helix domain-containing protein: MQKQYAIPDFVQELMTVSSQGVHKIIQKLSTLLSHPVLVADSLYQILYCSAGNEAIDEIVIMPDQHQESNPHISVFSCQISTINNLKNGLASPITFDNKKLGYIILCSNNTPLETGLYEDPLIYAASLCALQMQKNLEIKQEKQKFKEAFLFDLLYGNIKKKEEIIEYGEIWGWDFSVPHIVIVFSYKEVNHFFTNKHMINMLLQVVENELNLHNLKPIAMAKQSQVITLIPLADAYHAENRSKLEAFTETILKKAEKINLDFEIVCGIGKKYTNPAELFRSYQEAKVALELGILLNITTPLFTDLGLERILYKHDLQDLIEYYNHILGSLLEHDKNHDGNLIETLEALASNQFDMGKTAKESFLHRNTLRYRVKRIEDILHLKLDDLHVRLDIMAAFKIKQLRKI, from the coding sequence ATGCAAAAACAATATGCTATTCCAGACTTTGTTCAAGAATTAATGACCGTTTCAAGCCAAGGGGTTCACAAGATTATTCAAAAACTCTCCACACTTTTATCCCATCCAGTCCTCGTAGCGGACTCACTCTATCAGATTCTTTATTGCTCAGCCGGAAATGAAGCGATAGATGAAATAGTTATCATGCCTGATCAGCATCAGGAATCCAATCCACACATTTCTGTTTTCAGCTGCCAGATTTCAACCATAAATAATTTAAAAAATGGGTTGGCTAGTCCAATAACATTCGATAATAAAAAACTTGGTTATATCATTTTATGTAGTAATAACACACCGTTAGAGACTGGTCTCTATGAAGATCCACTTATTTATGCGGCTTCTTTATGTGCTTTGCAAATGCAAAAAAACCTGGAAATCAAGCAAGAAAAACAGAAATTCAAAGAAGCCTTTCTATTTGACCTACTGTACGGAAACATTAAGAAAAAGGAAGAGATTATTGAATACGGAGAAATTTGGGGATGGGATTTTAGCGTCCCTCATATTGTAATCGTATTTTCCTATAAAGAAGTAAATCATTTTTTTACGAACAAGCACATGATTAATATGCTTTTACAAGTTGTTGAAAATGAGTTGAATTTACATAACTTGAAACCGATCGCAATGGCCAAACAAAGTCAGGTGATAACCCTAATTCCTCTAGCTGATGCTTATCATGCTGAGAATAGGTCCAAGCTGGAAGCGTTTACTGAAACTATTCTAAAAAAAGCAGAAAAAATAAATCTGGATTTTGAGATTGTTTGCGGAATTGGAAAAAAATACACAAATCCTGCCGAGCTTTTTAGAAGTTATCAAGAAGCAAAAGTAGCTCTTGAACTAGGCATTTTATTGAATATTACAACACCACTATTCACTGATTTAGGTTTAGAACGGATTTTATATAAACACGACCTCCAAGACTTGATAGAATATTACAACCATATATTAGGAAGTTTACTGGAACACGATAAAAACCATGATGGAAATCTTATCGAAACACTTGAAGCTCTTGCCTCCAATCAATTTGATATGGGTAAAACGGCCAAGGAATCGTTTCTTCATCGAAATACACTACGTTATCGTGTGAAAAGAATTGAAGATATTCTTCATCTGAAATTGGATGACTTACATGTTCGATTAGATATTATGGCAGCTTTCAAAATTAAACAGCTGCGAAAAATATGA
- a CDS encoding molecular chaperone TorD family protein, which yields MEIQNQLFTTEQNQLLSARKKLYQLLHQLLSDPISFERFIEIKEQGYIDGLIELDNSVQILYDFFYCQDIDESIQKAREDFFRLFIGPDSLLAPPWESVYRSKDRALFDFPTFEVRNLYNQFGLEVRKRDNLHDEADDHIVFEIEFMIALIEKTQKEEERDVLIELLEGQKMLLSEHLSKWVPQFSLDIRNNASSSLFIGIGYLLDFFTKFDCELVDDFTVSINNC from the coding sequence ATGGAAATCCAAAATCAACTATTTACAACCGAACAGAACCAATTATTAAGTGCACGAAAAAAACTCTACCAGCTATTACATCAACTATTATCAGATCCTATTTCTTTTGAAAGATTTATTGAAATTAAAGAACAGGGATATATAGATGGACTGATAGAATTAGATAACTCTGTGCAAATTTTATACGATTTTTTTTATTGTCAGGATATAGACGAATCAATACAAAAAGCTCGGGAGGACTTCTTCCGTTTATTTATTGGACCTGATTCCTTACTTGCACCACCATGGGAATCTGTTTATAGGAGTAAGGATAGGGCGTTATTTGATTTCCCTACATTTGAAGTAAGAAATCTTTATAATCAATTTGGACTTGAAGTTAGAAAAAGAGATAACCTTCATGATGAAGCAGATGATCATATCGTATTTGAAATTGAATTCATGATTGCATTAATAGAAAAAACACAAAAGGAAGAAGAGAGGGATGTACTCATTGAGTTATTGGAAGGTCAGAAAATGTTACTTAGTGAACATCTATCAAAATGGGTTCCTCAATTTTCATTAGACATTCGGAATAATGCATCATCAAGTCTTTTTATTGGAATTGGATATTTGTTAGATTTCTTTACCAAATTTGATTGTGAACTTGTTGATGATTTCACTGTTTCTATTAATAACTGTTGA
- a CDS encoding DMSO/selenate family reductase complex A subunit, whose product MSKSLFDRMNERRLSRRSFIKWSSAVTAPVIIGGMASETKIVDKVNAAGTVKASNEQILSTCSTINCGGRCLIRAHINDGVITRLSTDIKEDTFELPQLRACIRGRGYRQFVYNPDRLKYPMKRVGKRGEGKFERISWEEAIEYIAKELTRLTDKHGPASRYSNYSTGHSGSIIGAGNMIQKIFALTGGYLGYHNSYSSAQTSTATPYTYGTTQTGNTLNTLSDSKLIILWGHNPVETRWGVTDYYVKKAKEAGVKVVVIDPRQSNTAVGLADEWIPILPTTDNAMMDAMQYVIISEKLYDKNFIDKYCVGFDEENMPEGVPQGESLVSYILGDKDGIAKTPEWAEKICKVPAETIRKLAREYATNKPSALLQGWGPQRQAFGEQFVRGGTVLAAITGNVGIRGGWASGSGYISLVKTTSVPKGTNPLGNLTIPCFLWTDAVVRGTEMGEKDGVKGLPEGQETLPSNIKAIFNLAGNALINQHSDCNKTAEILRNENLVELIVVSEIFMTPSAKFADILLPSNTFMERWDIGTTWAPSQHAILSQKCIENMYESKSDYEWLTMLAKKLGIEKEFTEGKSELDWVKWSIEESRKKDPHFPAFEEFKKQGIYQVSLENNTVIAFEKQIKDPENNKFETPSGKIEIFSKALWDMNNPEEIPAIPKYVASWEGPEDSLTKKYPLQLIGWHYKRRCHSTFDNNKWLEEAGPQVMWMNERDAKQRKIKDGERVRVYNDRGEVQMPVKITNRIIPGTVAIPQGAWWSPDVKGIDQRGNINTLTSQRPSALAKGNPQHTNLVEVRKA is encoded by the coding sequence ATGAGTAAAAGTTTATTTGATCGTATGAATGAAAGAAGGCTGTCGCGCAGGAGTTTTATTAAATGGTCAAGTGCAGTTACAGCACCAGTTATAATTGGAGGAATGGCAAGTGAAACAAAAATCGTTGATAAAGTAAATGCGGCTGGAACGGTTAAAGCATCTAATGAACAAATTCTTTCAACATGCTCGACAATTAATTGTGGTGGCAGATGTTTAATAAGGGCTCATATCAATGATGGAGTTATTACACGTTTAAGTACAGATATTAAAGAAGATACATTTGAATTACCTCAACTTCGTGCATGTATAAGAGGACGAGGATATAGGCAGTTTGTCTATAATCCTGATAGATTAAAGTATCCAATGAAAAGAGTGGGAAAACGTGGTGAAGGGAAGTTTGAAAGGATTTCTTGGGAAGAAGCCATTGAATACATTGCAAAGGAACTAACAAGATTAACAGATAAACATGGGCCTGCAAGCCGCTATAGTAATTATTCTACTGGGCATTCGGGAAGTATCATCGGAGCTGGCAATATGATTCAAAAAATCTTTGCTCTAACGGGAGGGTACTTGGGGTACCACAACTCATATAGTTCTGCTCAAACTTCAACGGCAACTCCTTATACCTATGGAACGACACAAACAGGTAATACATTAAATACATTATCTGATTCAAAATTGATAATTTTGTGGGGACATAACCCAGTAGAAACTCGCTGGGGAGTAACAGACTACTACGTTAAAAAAGCTAAAGAAGCAGGTGTGAAAGTAGTAGTTATTGACCCCAGACAATCTAATACTGCTGTTGGTTTAGCGGATGAGTGGATACCAATTTTGCCGACTACAGATAATGCAATGATGGATGCCATGCAATATGTTATTATTTCTGAAAAATTATATGATAAGAATTTTATAGATAAATATTGTGTTGGTTTTGATGAAGAAAATATGCCGGAAGGGGTTCCGCAAGGTGAATCATTAGTTAGTTACATTCTAGGTGATAAAGATGGAATAGCAAAAACTCCAGAATGGGCGGAGAAAATATGTAAAGTTCCAGCTGAAACCATTCGAAAACTTGCTAGGGAATACGCAACAAATAAACCATCCGCATTACTGCAGGGATGGGGTCCGCAAAGACAAGCATTCGGTGAACAGTTTGTTCGAGGTGGAACGGTTCTTGCAGCTATTACGGGAAATGTCGGTATTAGAGGTGGATGGGCATCTGGTTCTGGATATATAAGTTTAGTAAAAACAACATCAGTACCAAAAGGAACGAATCCACTAGGTAATTTAACCATTCCGTGCTTCCTATGGACAGATGCAGTTGTTAGAGGAACAGAGATGGGTGAAAAAGATGGAGTTAAGGGGCTTCCAGAGGGTCAAGAAACACTGCCATCAAATATTAAAGCTATTTTTAACCTAGCGGGAAATGCTCTAATTAATCAACATTCTGACTGTAATAAAACTGCTGAAATATTAAGAAATGAAAATCTTGTTGAATTAATTGTTGTCAGTGAAATCTTTATGACTCCAAGCGCAAAGTTTGCTGATATTTTACTGCCGTCAAATACTTTTATGGAAAGATGGGATATTGGTACTACTTGGGCGCCATCGCAACACGCTATCTTATCTCAAAAGTGTATTGAAAATATGTACGAGTCAAAGTCAGATTATGAATGGTTGACTATGTTGGCCAAAAAGTTAGGTATCGAAAAGGAGTTTACCGAAGGAAAATCAGAGTTGGATTGGGTCAAATGGTCCATTGAAGAATCCCGAAAGAAAGATCCTCATTTCCCTGCTTTTGAGGAGTTTAAGAAACAAGGTATCTACCAGGTTTCATTGGAGAATAACACAGTAATTGCATTTGAAAAGCAAATAAAAGATCCTGAAAATAATAAGTTTGAAACTCCATCAGGAAAAATAGAAATTTTTTCAAAGGCTCTTTGGGATATGAATAATCCAGAAGAAATACCGGCAATCCCAAAATATGTAGCATCTTGGGAGGGACCGGAAGATTCGCTAACTAAAAAATACCCACTGCAACTTATCGGTTGGCATTATAAACGTCGCTGTCATTCCACGTTTGACAATAATAAATGGCTGGAAGAAGCCGGTCCACAAGTCATGTGGATGAACGAACGGGATGCGAAACAAAGGAAAATTAAAGATGGGGAGCGAGTAAGAGTATATAATGACCGTGGGGAAGTACAAATGCCTGTGAAAATTACAAATAGAATCATTCCTGGAACAGTTGCTATACCGCAAGGAGCATGGTGGTCCCCTGATGTTAAAGGTATTGATCAGCGTGGCAATATAAATACACTAACTAGTCAGCGGCCATCAGCTTTAGCTAAGGGAAATCCACAACATACTAATTTAGTTGAGGTAAGGAAAGCGTAG
- a CDS encoding DMSO/selenate family reductase complex B subunit, with amino-acid sequence MVQLGFFINNEYCNGCKACVIACKDKNDLEVGVNFRRVYENSEGDYVERDEAFIQNIQTFFTSISCNHCENPACVQGCPTGAMHKREEDGVVLVDQNKCVGCKYCIWNCPYGGPQYNEKIGKMTKCDFCIDLIDKGENPACVGACPMRALDYGPIDELRKKYGNVRDIKGLPSSSITEPNIVINANKYAK; translated from the coding sequence GTGGTTCAATTAGGATTTTTTATTAACAATGAATATTGCAACGGTTGTAAAGCTTGTGTAATAGCCTGTAAGGATAAAAATGACCTTGAAGTAGGTGTGAATTTTCGTAGAGTATATGAGAATTCCGAGGGAGATTATGTTGAGAGAGATGAAGCGTTCATTCAAAATATTCAAACCTTTTTCACCTCTATATCTTGTAATCATTGCGAAAACCCAGCATGTGTCCAGGGCTGTCCAACAGGTGCAATGCATAAGCGTGAAGAAGACGGTGTAGTTTTAGTTGATCAGAATAAATGTGTTGGATGTAAATATTGTATCTGGAATTGTCCATATGGCGGACCACAGTATAATGAAAAAATTGGGAAAATGACAAAATGTGACTTCTGTATTGATCTTATCGATAAGGGAGAAAATCCTGCATGTGTAGGAGCATGCCCTATGCGCGCTTTGGATTATGGTCCAATCGATGAATTAAGAAAAAAATATGGAAATGTTAGAGATATAAAGGGGTTACCAAGTTCTTCAATTACTGAACCTAATATTGTAATTAATGCTAATAAATATGCGAAGTAA